In Primulina eburnea isolate SZY01 chromosome 14, ASM2296580v1, whole genome shotgun sequence, the following proteins share a genomic window:
- the LOC140811302 gene encoding DNA-directed RNA polymerase II subunit RPB1-like, with protein MDLRFPYSPAEVAKVSVVQFGILSPDEIRQMSVVHIEHSETTERGKPKPGGLSDPRLGTIDRKMKCETCMANMAECPGHFGHLELAKPMFHIGFMKTVLSILRCVCFSCSKILADEEEPKFKQAMRIRNPKNRLKKILDACRNKSKCEGGDEIDMQGQDSGEPVEKFRGGCGAQQPKISIDGMKMVAEYKLHKKKNDDQEQLPEPVERKQLLTAEKVLSILKRISDEDCQLLGLNPKYARPDWMILQVLPIPPPPVRPSVMMDTSSRSEV; from the exons ATGGACTTGCGCTTCCCCTACTCGCCGGCGGAGGTCGCCAAAGTTAGCGTCGTCCAATTCGGAATACTAAGCCCTGATGAAATC AGGCAAATGTCTGTGGTGCACATAGAGCACAGCGAGACGACCGAGAGAGGAAAGCCAAAGCCAGGGGGTTTGAGCGACCCACGTCTGGGGACGATTGATCGGAAGATGAAGTGTGAGACTTGTATGGCGAACATGGCCGAGTGTCCTGGTCACTTTGGTCATCTTGAGCTTGCAAAACCCATGTTTCATATTGGGTTCATGAAGACTGTTCTCAGTATTCTCCGCTGTGTTTGCTTTAGTTGCTCTAAAATTTTGGCTGACGAG GAAGAGCCGAAATTTAAGCAAGCAATGAGAATTAGGAACCCAAAAAACAGATTAAAGAAGATTTTAGATGCATGCAGAAACAAATCCAAATGTGAAGGAGGTGATGAAATTGATATGCAAGGTCAAGATTCTGGTGAACCAGTGGAGAAGTTTAGGGGTGGATGTGGTGCTCAGCAGCCAAAAATTTCTATTGATGGCATGAAGATGGTAGCCGAGTACAAGCTTCACAAGAAGAAAAATGATGACCAGGAGCAGCTTCCTGAACCTGTTGAAAGGAAACAACTTCTTACTGCAGAGAAG GTTCTTAGCATTCTGAAGAGAATAAGCGATGAAGATTGTCAATTGTTAGGTTTGAATCCAAAATATGCTCGCCCTGATTGGATGATTCTTCAAGTTCTTCCAATTCCTCCCCCACCTGTTAGACCTTCCGTGATGATGGATACTTCTTCTAGGAGTGAG GTTTAA
- the LOC140812630 gene encoding DNA-directed RNA polymerase II subunit RPB1-like produces the protein MQDDLTHQLAMIIRHNENLKRQERNGAPTHIISEFAQLLQFHIATYFDNELPGQPRATQRSGRMIKSICSRLKAKEGRIRGNLMGKRVDFSARTVITPDPTINIDELGVPWSIALNLTYPETVTPYNIERLKELVDYGPHPPPGKTGAKYIIRDDGQRLDLRYLKKSSDQHLELGYKVERHLNDGDFVLFNRQPSLHKMSIMGHRIKIMPYSTFRLNLSVTSPYNADFDGDEMNMHVPQSFETRAEVLELMMVPKCVVSPQANRPVMGIVQDTLLGCRKITKRDTFIEKDVFMNILMWWEDFDGKVPAPAILKPRPLWTGKQVFNLIIPKQINLLRYSSWHQETERGFITPGDTQVRIEKGELLSGTLCKKTLGTSTGSLIHVIWEEVGPDAARKFLGHTQWLVNYWLLQNAFSIGIADTIADASTMEKIHETISNAKNEVKELIRAAQEKQLEAEPGRTMMESFENRVNQVLNKARDDAGSSAQKSLSESNNLKAMVTAGSKGSFINISQMTACVGQQNVEGKRIPFGFIDRTLPHFTKDDYGPESRGFVENSYLRGLTPQEFFFHAMGGREGLIDTAVKTSETGYIQRRLVKAMEDIMVKYDGTVRNSLGDVIQFLYGEDGMDSVWIESQPLESLKLKKTDFDDMYRYEFDNPNWNPNYMVPEHVEDIKSIREIRDVFDAEVQKLEVDRYQLGTEIATTGDNSWPLPVNIKRLVINAQKTFKVDFRRPSDIHPVEIVEAVDKLQERLKVVVGDDYLSMEAQKNATLFFNILLRSALASKRVLKEYRLTREAFEWVIGEIESRFLQSLVAPGEMIGCIAAQSIGEPATQMTLNTFHYAGVSAKNVTLGVPRLREIINVAKKIKTPSLSVYLKSDVSKTKERAKNVQCALEYTTLRSVTQATEVWYDPDPMSTVIEEDVELVKSYYEIPDEEIDPDKISPWLLRIELNREMMVDKKLSMADIAEKINLEFDDDLTCIFNDDNAEKLILRIRIMNDEAPKGDVNDESGEDDVFLKKIESNMLTEMALRGIPDINKVFIKNSKLNRFDENEGFKAENEWMLDTEGVNLLAVMCHEDVDAKRTTSNHLVEVIEVLGIEAVRKALLDELRVVISFDGSYVNYRHLAILCDTMTYRGHLMAITRHGINRNDTGPMMRCSFEETVDILLDAAVYAETDRLRGVTENIMLGQLAPIGTGDCSLYLNEEMLKQAVEVPLPSYIDGGLDFGTTAARSPLSGTPYHDGMMSPNYLPSPDLRFSPITDSQFSPYVGRMAFSPATSPGYDPLSTRYTTSYPGPDYSPTSPTYSPRFPWYTIPACSSTSPSYTPTSPIYSPPTSPSYSLTSPAYTPTSPFFSPTSTFYTPTSLSYSPTSPAYSPLSPRYSPTSPNYSPTSPSYSPTSPSFNSSARYTPSLAYSPTSPKITPSSLDSPSSPSYSPTSPSYSPTSPSYSPSSPSDAYSSGASPDFSASSPQYSPSAGYSPSEPGYSPSSTSQYTPLPV, from the exons ATGCAGGATGATTTAACCCATCAACTTGCAATGATCATTCGACACAATGAAAACTTGAAGAGACAGGAGCGAAATGGAGCACCCACACATATTATCTCTGAGTTTGCACAGTTGTTGCAGTTCCATATAGCTACATACTTTGACAATGAATTACCGGGACAGCCCCGG GCTACCCAAAGATCTGGAAGGATGATTAAATCCATATGTAGCCGACTTAAAGCAAAAGAAGGTCGAATAAGGGGTAATTTGATGGGAAAGAGGGTAGATTTTTCGGCTCGTACTGTGATTACACCTGATCCAACCATCAATATCGATGAACTGGGCGTACCTTGGAGTATTGCATTAAATCTCACATATCCAGAAACTGTTACCCCATATAACATTGAGAG GTTGAAAGAGCTTGTAGATTATGGACCGCACCCTCCACCTGGTAAAACTGGTGCCAAATATATAATTAGGGATGATGGACAAAGGCTTGATCTCCGGTACTTAAAGAAAAGCAGCGATCAACATCTGGAACTTGGCTATAAG GTGGAGAGACACCTAAATGATGGAGATTTTGTCCTGTTCAATCGGCAACCGAGTCTCCATAAAATGTCTATAATGGGGCATAGAATCAAAATAATGCCTTATTCAACATTCCGCTTGAATTTATCTGTTACCTCTCCCTACAATGCCGATTTTGACGGGGATGAAATGAACATGCATGTGCCTCAGTCATTTGAAACCAGAGCTGAAGTGCTGGAATTAATGATGGTTCCAAAATGCGTCGTATCACCTCAAGCAAATCGTCCTGTCATGGGAATAGTCCAGGATACACTTTTAGGATGTCGCAAAATTACTAAAAGAGATACATTTATTGAGAAG GATGTTTTCATGAACATTCTGATGTGGTGGGAGGATTTTGATGGCAAAGTACCTGCACCAGCAATTTTGAAACCTCGGCCTCTCTGGACTGGGAAACAAGTGTTCAATTTAATCATACCAAAACAAATAAATTTGCTCAGATATTCGTCATGGCATCAAGAAACTGAAAGGGGATTTATAACTCCTGGGGATACTCAAGTACGAATAGAGAAAGGGGAGTTGCTTTCTGGCACTCTATGCAAGAAGACACTTGGGACATCTACTGGAAGTCTTATACATGTTATTTG GGAAGAGGTTGGTCCAGATGCAGCTCGCAAATTTTTGGGGCACACGCAGTGGCTTGTCAATTATTGGCTTTTGCAGAATGCTTTTAGCATTGGGATTGCTGACACAATTGCGGATGCTTCAACAATGGAGAAGATTCATGAAACTATTTCTAACGCAAAGAATGAAGTGAAAGAGCTCATTAGAGCTGCTCAAGAAAAACAGTTGGAGGCTGAACCTGGTAGAACGATGATGGAGTCATTTGAAAACAGAGTGAACCAG GTGTTAAATAAGGCCCGTGATGATGCTGGTAGCAGCGCCCAGAAAAGCTTGTCAGAAAGCAACAACCTTAAGGCGATGGTCACAGCTGGATCTAAGGGAAGTTTTATCAACATATCTCAAATGACTGCTTGTGTGGGGCAACAGAATGTTGAAGGCAAGCGAATCCCTTTTGGGTTCATAGATCGTACACTGCCTCACTTCACGAAAGATGATTATGGCCCAGAGAGTCGTGGGTTTGTGGAGAACTCATATCTTAGGGGGCTGACTCCTCAAGAGTTTTTCTTCCATGCTATGGGTGGTAGGGAAGGTTTAATAGATACTGCAGTGAAAACTTCTGAAACTGGATACATTCAAAGGAGATTGGTGAAGGCGATGGAGGATATAATGGTTAAGTATGATGGGACCGTCAGGAATTCTTTGGGGGATGTAATTCAATTTCTCTATGGAGAAGATGGTATGGATTCTGTTTGGATTGAATCTCAACCCCTGGAGTCATTGAAGCTGAAAAAAACAGATTTCGATGACATGTACAGATATGAGTTTGATAATCCAAACTGGAATCCTAATTACATGGTGCCGGAACATGTTGAAGATATTAAGTCAATTCGTGAAATCCGCGATGTATTTGACGCTGAGGTTCAGAAACTCGAAGTGGATAGATACCAACTTGGGACAGAGATTGCTACCACTGGTGATAACTCTTGGCCTTTGCCCGTTAATATTAAAAGGCTTGTCATAAACGCACAGAAGACTTTTAAGGTTGATTTCCGTAGACCTTCTGATATTCACCCAGTGGAGATTGTTGAAGCTGTTGATAAGTTGCAAGAAAGGCTTAAGGTCGTTGTCGGTGATGATTATTTGAGTATGGAGGCCCAAAAGAACGCTACtttgttttttaatattttacttCGCAGTGCGTTGGCAAGTAAAAGGGTTTTGAAGGAATACAGACTTACACGTGAAGCTTTCGAATGGGTTATTGGTGAGATAGAATCTCGTTTTTTGCAGTCACTTGTAGCACCTGGGGAAATGATCGGTTGTATTGCCGCACAATCTATTGGTGAGCCTGCAACTCAGATGACTCTTAATACTTTCCATTATGCTGGTGTGAGTGCCAAGAATGTTACTTTAGGTGTTCCAAGGTTGAGGGAGATCATTAATGTtgctaaaaaaatcaaaacaccCTCTCTCTCAGTATACTTGAAGTCTGATGTGAGCAAAACTAAGGAGAGGGCGAAGAATGTCCAGTGTGCACTCGAATACACTACTTTGCGAAGTGTTACACAAGCTACGGAGGTATGGTATGATCCAGATCCAATGAGTACAGTAATTGAGGAAGATGTTGAATTGGTGAAGTCCTATTATGAGATACCAGATGAGGAGATTGACCCAGACAAAATCTCTCCTTGGTTGCTTCGTATAGAATTAAACCGGGAAATGATGGTGGACAAGAAGCTTAGCATGGCAGATATAGCAGAGAAGATTAATCTTGAATTTGATGATGATCTGACTTGTATATTTAATGATGACAATGCCGAAAAGCTGATCCTTCGGATTCGTATCATGAATGATGAAGCTCCGAAAGGTGATGTGAATGATGAATCTGGAGAGGATGACGTGTTCCTCAAAAAGATTGAAAGTAATATGCTTACAGAAATGGCTCTTCGAGGCATTCCAGATATCAACAAAGTGTTCATCAAGAATAGTAAGCTGAATAGGTTTGAtgaaaatgaaggattcaaggCTGAGAATGAGTGGATGCTGGATACCGAGGGCGTCAATCTTTTAGCTGTCATGTGTCATGAAGATGTTGATGCAAAGAGAACAACGAGCAATCACTTGGTTGAAGTTATTGAAGTTCTAGGAATTGAGGCGGTTCGGAAAGCTTTGCTTGATGAATTGCGTGTTGTCATATCTTTTGATGGATCTTACGTGAATTATAGACATTTGGCTATACTGTGTGATACCATGACCTACCGTGGTCATTTGATGGCCATCACTCGTCATGGCATCAACCGCAATGATACAGGCCCCATGATGAGGTGCTCATTCGAAGAAACAGTTGACATTCTACTGGATGCTGCTGTCTATGCAGAAACAGATCGCCTTAGGGGTGTCACTGAAAATATTATGTTAGGACAACTTGCCCCAATTGGCACAGGAGATTGTTCCTTGTATCTGAATGAAGAGATGCTAAAGCAAGCTGTTGAGGTTCCACTACCTAGTTACATTGATGGTGGACTAGATTTTGGCACGACGGCTGCTCGTTCCCCACTCTCTGGGACGCCATATCACGATGGCATGATGTCACCGAATTATTTACCGAGTCCAGATCTGCGATTTTCTCCGATTACCGATTCTCAGTTTTCTCCTTATGTTGGTAGAATGGCGTTTTCTCCTGCTACATCTCCTGGGTATGACCCATTATCCACTCGGTATACCACATCATACCCTGGGCCTGACTACAGTCCCACCTCCCCAACCTATAGTCCTCGCTTTCCTTGGTATACAATTCCTGCATGTTCTTCTACCAGCCCCTCCTACACACCAACATCGCCAATCTACAGCCCCCCAACATCTCCTAGCTACAGCCTGACCTCTCCTGCTTACACCCCGACCTCACCTTTCTTCAGTCCTACCTCTACGTTTTACACCCCAACTTCACTATCCTATAGCCCAACTTCGCCGGCATATAGTCCCCTATCACCTCGTTACAGTCCCACCTCCCCTAATTACAGCCCTACATCTCCAAGTTACAGTCCTACATCCCCGAGTTTCAACTCTTCAGCAAGATACACCCCGTCTCTTGCGTATTCACCTACAAGTCCAAAGATCACACCTTCAAGTCTCGACAGTCCCTCTTCTCCGAGTTACAG CCCAACATCTCCGTCATATTCCCCAACGTCTCCATCTTATTCTCCTTCTAGTCCAAGCGA CGCATATAGCTCTGGTGCTAGCCCTGACTTTAGTGCTAGCTCTCCACAGTACAG TCCAAGCGCAGGATATTCTCCTAGTGAACCTGGCTACTCCCCATCTTCAACAAGCCAATATACTCCCCTCCCCGTATGA
- the LOC140812815 gene encoding phospholipase A(1) DAD1, chloroplastic-like, with the protein MRISTIKCVRPCTSSNVTTQHPTVTDTRPTKKIISLSQQNYLKCGFLDSIDGSKNLALMEPAKVGKRWREYQGIKNWEGLLDPLDENLRREIIRYGTFVEATYQSCNLDVSSPFYGTCRYPKRDLLNESGFRETGYRVCRNLTANSGIRLPRWIPSWMALQSSWIGYVAVCQNKKEIARLGRRDVVIALRGTVTCLEWLENLRATLTPLSNNTHHGSDSDGYPDPDSEVPMVESGFLSLYTSTFENRPSLQTLLKQEISRILEKYGNEPLSFTITGHSLGAALATVAAYDIKKTFENSALVTVISFAGPRVGNWSFRCELEKQGTKILRIVNSDDLITKVPGFVIENNEQSQFSDNIQVNNAAAGLGGWVQKLVEGQWVYADVGCELRLSSRDSPYLSGINIATCHDLKTYLHLVDGFVGSNCPFRATARKLINKNLGTG; encoded by the coding sequence ATGCGGATTTCGACTATTAAATGCGTACGGCCATGCACCTCATCGAATGTCACAACTCAGCACCCCACTGTCACTGATACGAGACCCACCAAGAAAATTATTAGTTTAAGCCAGCAAAATTACTTAAAATGTGGTTTCTTAGATAGCATTGATGGGTCCAAGAACTTGGCCTTGATGGAACCAGCCAAGGTTGGCAAGAGGTGGAGGGAGTACCAGGGGATCAAGAATTGGGAAGGACTGCTCGATCCACTCGACGAAAACTTGCGACGCGAGATCATTCGTTATGGGACCTTCGTCGAGGCCACTTACCAGTCCTGCAATCTGGACGTTTCATCTCCATTCTACGGTACTTGTCGTTACCCTAAAAGAGACCTGCTCAATGAGTCGGGATTTAGGGAAACGGGTTACAGAGTTTGTAGGAATCTGACCGCTAATTCGGGGATTCGATTGCCCCGATGGATACCATCCTGGATGGCCTTGCAGTCCAGTTGGATCGGTTATGTGGCGGTTTGCCAGAACAAGAAAGAGATTGCTAGGCTGGGGAGACGGGACGTGGTCATTGCATTGCGGGGCACGGTGACTTGTCTCGAATGGCTAGAAAATCTGAGGGCAACCTTAACTCCCCTCTCCAACAACACCCACCACGGTTCTGATTCCGACGGTTATCCCGATCCAGACTCGGAGGTACCGATGGTGGAGAGTGGATTTTTGAGTTTATACACCTCCACGTTTGAAAACCGGCCAAGTTTACAAACTCTGCTGAAACAAGAGATATCACGAATCCTGGAAAAATACGGGAATGAACCGTTGAGCTTCACCATCACCGGCCACTCCCTTGGGGCAGCGTTGGCTACTGTCGCCGCGTACGACATCAAAAAAACTTTTGAAAACTCGGCCCTTGTCACCGTGATCTCCTTCGCGGGGCCGAGAGTCGGGAACTGGAGCTTCAGGTGTGAGCTGGAGAAGCAAGGCACCAAAATCTTGCGCATTGTCAACTCCGATGATCTCATTACCAAAGTCCCAGGATTCGTCATAGAAAATAACGAACAGAGTCAGTTTTCAGACAATATTCAAGTCAACAACGCTGCGGCGGGTCTTGGCGGATGGGTTCAGAAGCTTGTGGAAGGACAATGGGTCTACGCCGATGTTGGCTGCGAGCTGCGGCTGAGCAGCCGTGACTCGCCGTACTTGAGTGGCATCAACATTGCCACATGCCACGATCTCAAGACTTATCTTCATCTCGTTGACGGATTCGTGGGTTCGAACTGTCCCTTCCGGGCTACCGCAAGAAAATTAATTAACAAAAACCTGGGCACCGGATAA